One Pseudonocardia abyssalis DNA segment encodes these proteins:
- a CDS encoding serine/threonine-protein kinase translates to MPEQQSAAAGWVGHVLAGHRIDALIGEGGMGVVYRATHLRLGRTVALKVLPPALAADLDYRRRFEREAAIAASLEHPNVVPIYDAGHTDGVLYLSMRFVDGEDLGAVLQREGRLGIDGLCAVLGPVADALDAVHEAGLVHRDVKPGNVLLVRAGRPRGGQVYLCDFGIAKGATAAGSDITSAGQYMGTPQYSSPEQIEGRWVDGRSDQYGLACLAYRCLTGEVPYPRPEMAAVVYAHLAADPPRPSRLRPDLPVAVDAAVARAAAKHPDHRFPSCSAFLDALRAAAHAPVPRPRPRPRPTAPYPTSTPPPAPPHLPAATPLPAATPLPSATHRPAATHRPAATHLPTSGPPAAPTRRITPDEPVAAPATLPLREAVDTPAPDEQAPGPTDVRAERGTGDRSITVSWTAGGPQDVEYKVTRLTPEGRWHVVGRTRSTSIVDGAVTPDARIPEYAVVARLGSAVSGPVRTPPADDPEEPPGGIPAVRHLAATASGTLAFEWPPGITEAMVVVRADRLPETPDDPAATAWKITNMRYELDGGLRLPSSVPLPCHVAVASCRRVDGGLVVAPGFDPTARTTVGA, encoded by the coding sequence GTGCCGGAACAGCAGAGCGCAGCCGCGGGATGGGTCGGGCACGTTCTGGCCGGTCACCGGATCGACGCGCTCATCGGCGAGGGCGGTATGGGCGTCGTCTACCGGGCGACGCACCTGCGCCTCGGACGCACGGTCGCCCTCAAGGTCCTGCCGCCCGCACTGGCCGCCGACCTCGACTACCGGCGCCGGTTCGAGCGCGAGGCCGCGATCGCCGCCAGCCTCGAGCACCCGAACGTCGTGCCGATCTACGACGCGGGCCACACCGACGGCGTCCTGTACCTGTCGATGCGCTTCGTCGACGGGGAGGACCTCGGCGCCGTGCTGCAGCGCGAGGGCCGCCTCGGCATCGACGGGCTGTGCGCCGTGCTCGGGCCGGTCGCCGACGCGCTCGACGCGGTCCACGAGGCCGGGCTGGTACACCGCGACGTCAAGCCGGGCAACGTCCTGCTCGTGCGCGCCGGGCGCCCCCGCGGCGGGCAGGTGTACCTCTGCGACTTCGGGATCGCGAAGGGCGCGACGGCCGCGGGCAGCGACATCACCTCCGCGGGTCAGTACATGGGAACGCCGCAGTACTCCTCCCCGGAGCAGATCGAGGGCCGCTGGGTCGACGGGCGCTCCGACCAGTACGGGCTGGCCTGCCTGGCCTACCGCTGCCTCACCGGGGAGGTGCCCTACCCGCGCCCGGAGATGGCCGCCGTCGTCTACGCCCACCTCGCGGCCGACCCGCCCCGGCCGAGCCGACTGCGCCCCGACCTGCCGGTCGCGGTCGACGCCGCCGTCGCGCGGGCCGCGGCCAAGCATCCGGACCACCGCTTCCCGAGCTGCTCGGCCTTCCTCGACGCGCTGCGCGCCGCCGCGCACGCACCGGTCCCCCGGCCCCGACCGCGCCCCCGGCCGACCGCGCCGTATCCGACCTCGACGCCACCCCCGGCCCCGCCGCACCTGCCGGCTGCGACACCCCTGCCGGCTGCGACACCCCTGCCGTCTGCGACACACCGACCGGCTGCGACACACCGACCGGCTGCGACACACCTGCCGACATCCGGGCCGCCCGCCGCGCCCACCCGCCGGATCACGCCGGACGAACCCGTCGCCGCCCCCGCGACGCTGCCGCTGCGCGAGGCGGTGGACACGCCGGCCCCGGACGAGCAGGCCCCCGGACCGACCGACGTCCGGGCCGAGCGCGGCACCGGGGACCGGTCGATCACCGTCAGCTGGACCGCGGGCGGCCCGCAGGACGTCGAGTACAAGGTCACCCGGCTGACGCCGGAGGGCCGCTGGCACGTCGTGGGACGCACGCGCTCGACCTCCATCGTCGACGGTGCCGTCACCCCCGACGCCCGGATCCCGGAGTACGCGGTCGTCGCCCGGCTCGGTTCCGCGGTCTCCGGGCCCGTGCGCACTCCCCCGGCCGACGATCCGGAGGAACCCCCCGGCGGGATCCCCGCGGTGCGGCACCTCGCCGCCACGGCCTCCGGAACGCTCGCGTTCGAGTGGCCCCCGGGGATCACCGAGGCGATGGTCGTGGTCCGCGCCGACCGGCTGCCCGAGACACCCGACGACCCCGCCGCCACCGCCTGGAAGATCACCAACATGCGCTACGAGCTCGACGGCGGGCTGCGGTTGCCGAGCTCCGTCCCCCTCCCCTGCCACGTGGCGGTGGCGTCCTGCCGCCGCGTCGACGGCGGGCTGGTCGTCGCCCCGGGGTTCGACCCGACCGCGCGCACCACCGTGGGCGCCTGA
- a CDS encoding glycoside hydrolase domain-containing protein, producing MCCTRVRVLGDVEPVRGGPARVHGAVTTDRRPPPHTPLIINDVDPFIGTAATALPPADGLAAAWWFPKPLVGNTHPGATSPLGMVSACAYSGAYPTGYGRYDKGTEGLPEEIFPTQQASGFTHFQQSGTGAIRKYYNYVRVTPMVQPLDDLGEAWPLHEESAEAGYYAATLDTGIRCELTVGEKVAVHRYTFPESGSARLVVDLSCGGLAIDHGRTVPLRAQVESIGHGRAQGTVVMEGVPLSVYLEVSSPDWRQMLWYDRRLVEGGTRLDFDSIRQTTLRPFGLLFMGRALAGQTVEVRLGFSLRGCEQARENLRRECGEPTPSFDTVRAGTGARWADHLDRVRVEGGTPARRTVFATAMYHALIKPCFGDDESPFWPTSGPFAFDVCTMWDIYKTQIPLMTAIVPDRAADLLESLIRVCEEEGNFPIGYRMARGADRFFRQASALAHTALADAHATGLGRLDWSWALVHMEADLRRLYGENFRDDGVVHPITHTLDLAYGHHCTARVARALGDHGLADDLEARSHQWVNAFDPASGLLLDSEYYEGGKWNYSFRLLHDMRARIALAGGDDGFVAMLDAFFGFGAPAVTQPGLHPPPAEMAAGYALNRFEGLNNEPDMEAPWAYHYAGRPDRTADVVHAALTWQFGTGAGGMPGNDDSGGLSSWYVWASLGLFPVAGQSLFLVNAPAFARAVLRVDGGEFVIETTGHRETPIGADGIAETPPAQYVQSATLNGRPCETTHISASDVHRGGVLHLELGPEPSAWGRSARPPSLSDAPAARARG from the coding sequence ATGTGTTGCACCCGTGTCCGTGTGCTCGGCGACGTCGAACCCGTTCGGGGTGGGCCGGCCCGAGTTCACGGCGCCGTAACCACCGACCGCCGACCCCCACCCCATACTCCGCTCATCATCAACGACGTCGATCCCTTCATCGGCACCGCCGCGACGGCCCTCCCGCCCGCGGACGGTCTCGCAGCCGCGTGGTGGTTCCCGAAACCGCTGGTCGGCAACACGCACCCGGGCGCGACGTCCCCGCTGGGGATGGTTTCGGCGTGCGCCTACTCCGGGGCCTACCCGACCGGCTACGGCCGTTACGACAAGGGCACCGAGGGACTGCCGGAGGAGATCTTCCCGACGCAGCAGGCGTCCGGGTTCACGCACTTCCAGCAGTCCGGCACCGGCGCGATCCGCAAGTACTACAACTACGTCCGCGTCACGCCGATGGTCCAGCCGCTCGACGACCTCGGCGAGGCGTGGCCCCTGCACGAGGAGTCGGCGGAGGCCGGCTACTACGCCGCGACGCTGGACACCGGCATCCGCTGCGAGCTCACCGTGGGGGAGAAGGTCGCCGTGCACCGCTACACGTTCCCCGAGAGCGGCAGCGCGCGGCTGGTGGTCGACCTGTCCTGCGGCGGGCTCGCGATCGACCACGGCCGCACCGTCCCGCTCCGCGCCCAGGTGGAGAGCATCGGGCACGGGCGCGCGCAGGGCACCGTGGTGATGGAGGGCGTGCCGCTGTCGGTGTACCTGGAGGTCAGCAGCCCGGACTGGCGCCAGATGCTCTGGTACGACCGCCGGCTCGTCGAGGGCGGCACCCGCCTCGACTTCGACAGCATCCGCCAGACCACGCTGCGCCCCTTCGGGCTGCTGTTCATGGGCCGCGCGCTCGCCGGGCAGACCGTCGAGGTGCGGCTGGGATTCTCCCTGCGCGGGTGCGAGCAGGCCCGCGAGAACCTTCGCCGCGAGTGCGGTGAGCCCACCCCGTCCTTCGACACCGTCCGGGCCGGGACGGGTGCGCGCTGGGCCGACCACCTCGACCGCGTCCGGGTCGAGGGCGGCACCCCGGCCCGGCGCACGGTCTTCGCCACCGCGATGTACCACGCGCTGATCAAGCCCTGCTTCGGCGACGACGAGAGCCCGTTCTGGCCGACGTCCGGGCCGTTCGCGTTCGACGTCTGCACCATGTGGGACATCTACAAGACCCAGATCCCGCTGATGACGGCGATCGTGCCGGACCGGGCCGCCGACCTGCTGGAGTCGCTGATCCGGGTCTGCGAGGAGGAGGGCAACTTCCCGATCGGGTACCGGATGGCCCGCGGGGCCGACCGCTTCTTCCGGCAGGCCAGCGCCCTGGCGCACACCGCGCTCGCCGACGCGCACGCGACCGGCCTCGGCCGGTTGGACTGGAGCTGGGCGCTGGTGCACATGGAGGCGGACCTGCGCCGCCTCTACGGGGAGAACTTCCGCGACGACGGCGTGGTGCACCCGATCACGCACACCCTCGACCTCGCCTACGGCCACCACTGCACCGCGCGCGTCGCCCGCGCGCTGGGCGACCACGGACTCGCCGACGACCTGGAGGCGCGCAGCCACCAGTGGGTCAACGCGTTCGACCCGGCCTCGGGCCTGCTGCTCGACTCCGAGTACTACGAGGGCGGGAAGTGGAACTACTCCTTCCGGCTGCTGCACGACATGCGGGCCCGGATCGCGCTCGCGGGCGGCGACGACGGGTTCGTCGCCATGCTCGACGCCTTCTTCGGTTTCGGCGCGCCCGCGGTCACCCAGCCCGGCCTGCACCCCCCGCCCGCGGAGATGGCCGCGGGCTACGCCCTGAACCGGTTCGAGGGGCTCAACAACGAACCGGACATGGAGGCGCCGTGGGCCTACCACTACGCCGGCCGCCCGGACCGCACCGCCGACGTCGTGCACGCGGCCCTGACCTGGCAGTTCGGCACCGGCGCCGGCGGTATGCCGGGCAACGACGACTCCGGGGGCCTGAGCTCCTGGTACGTCTGGGCCTCCCTCGGCCTCTTCCCGGTCGCCGGGCAGAGCCTGTTCCTCGTCAACGCGCCGGCCTTCGCCCGGGCGGTACTGCGCGTCGACGGGGGCGAGTTCGTCATCGAGACCACCGGGCACCGCGAGACCCCCATCGGCGCGGACGGGATCGCGGAGACACCTCCCGCGCAGTACGTGCAGTCGGCGACCCTGAACGGACGGCCATGCGAAACGACCCACATCAGCGCCTCGGACGTGCACCGTGGCGGAGTGCTGCACCTGGAGCTCGGCCCGGAGCCGTCGGCGTGGGGCCGGTCGGCGCGGCCCCCGTCGCTGTCCGACGCGCCCGCGGCGAGAGCGAGGGGGTGA
- a CDS encoding DEAD/DEAH box helicase: MARRGQPPAGARRGAPRDRRRGGDRPEDVVSALARTVREVEVALKGGRATPATRTKFQAAALLLREERARVRTDADVGERQRTERLKRLDEIAKTLAMTAVRDQALLALLAEDAVVSDDARWLRGEVLRRAGIATEPEPVPPVEVPAAPAKPRVVPQSVVSRQLANPFLAPDFSAARPSTPRPTPLAGWELLGPLLRSFERAGGGASACMTLPAPSSRTAPGRMELMPHQARLVAAAAAGHRTFLLADEPGLGKTAQALLAAEAANAYPLLVVVPNVVKTNWVREAGLWSPRRTATVIHGNGDTIDGFADIVVVNYEVLDRHVGWLGDFGFRGMVVDEAHFIKNKTSQRSQHVLELSARIRAFTARPLLMALTGTPLINDIEDFLAIWQFLGWIDATKPLADLMDALTTTGLTPADPGFYPAARSSVVDLGIVRRRKVDVAADIPARRIADLPVELDGAVGRSIRAAERDLARRMVARYSDALANRRSGARVEGIDHDLVAQVARWEQKDAAEASSGDNVFGMMRRIGRAKAGLAADYAAQLARSAGKVVFFAKHVDVMDAAEETFTAQGVRFSSIRGDQTSAVRQRNIDAFVNDPDVAVAVCSLTAAGVGINLQVASNIVLAELSWTAAEQTQAIDRSHRIGQDQPVTAWRIIAAQTIDARIAELIDSKAGLAAQALDGSDEEVGSSADVQHAALVALLTDALAGATV; the protein is encoded by the coding sequence GTGGCTCGACGAGGCCAGCCCCCGGCCGGGGCTCGCCGTGGCGCCCCGCGCGACCGACGACGCGGCGGCGACCGCCCCGAGGACGTCGTGTCGGCGCTCGCGCGCACCGTCCGGGAGGTGGAGGTCGCCTTGAAGGGCGGCCGGGCCACGCCCGCGACACGCACGAAGTTCCAGGCCGCGGCACTGCTGCTGCGCGAGGAGCGCGCGCGGGTCCGGACCGACGCCGACGTCGGCGAGCGGCAGCGGACCGAGCGTCTCAAGCGCCTCGACGAGATCGCGAAGACCCTCGCCATGACCGCCGTCCGCGACCAGGCGCTGCTGGCCCTGCTCGCCGAGGACGCCGTCGTCTCCGACGACGCCCGGTGGCTGCGCGGCGAGGTGCTGCGCAGGGCCGGCATCGCGACGGAGCCCGAACCGGTACCGCCCGTGGAGGTGCCCGCCGCTCCGGCGAAGCCCCGCGTGGTGCCGCAGTCGGTCGTCTCCCGGCAGCTGGCCAACCCGTTCCTCGCTCCCGACTTCTCCGCCGCCCGCCCGAGCACCCCGCGCCCGACGCCGCTGGCCGGCTGGGAGCTGCTCGGCCCGCTGCTGCGGTCCTTCGAGCGCGCCGGGGGCGGGGCGTCGGCGTGCATGACGCTGCCCGCGCCGTCGTCGCGGACGGCTCCGGGCCGCATGGAGCTCATGCCGCACCAGGCCCGCCTCGTCGCCGCGGCCGCGGCCGGGCACCGCACCTTCCTGCTCGCCGACGAGCCCGGGCTGGGCAAGACCGCGCAGGCCCTGCTCGCCGCGGAGGCGGCGAACGCCTACCCGCTGCTCGTCGTCGTGCCGAACGTCGTCAAGACCAACTGGGTCCGCGAGGCCGGGCTGTGGTCACCCCGTCGCACGGCCACCGTGATCCACGGCAACGGCGACACCATCGACGGCTTCGCCGACATCGTCGTCGTCAACTACGAGGTGCTCGACCGGCACGTCGGCTGGCTGGGCGACTTCGGGTTCCGCGGCATGGTCGTCGACGAGGCGCACTTCATCAAGAACAAGACCTCCCAGCGCTCCCAGCACGTGCTGGAGCTCTCCGCGCGCATCCGGGCCTTCACCGCGCGCCCGCTGCTGATGGCGCTGACCGGCACCCCGCTGATCAACGACATCGAGGACTTCCTCGCCATCTGGCAGTTCCTCGGCTGGATCGACGCCACCAAGCCCCTCGCCGACCTGATGGACGCCCTGACCACGACCGGCCTGACGCCCGCCGACCCCGGTTTCTACCCCGCCGCGCGCAGTTCCGTCGTCGACCTGGGCATCGTCCGGCGCCGCAAGGTCGACGTGGCCGCCGACATCCCCGCCCGGCGCATCGCCGACCTCCCCGTGGAGCTGGACGGCGCGGTCGGCCGCTCGATCCGGGCGGCCGAGCGCGACCTCGCCCGCCGGATGGTGGCGCGGTACTCCGACGCCCTGGCGAACCGGCGCTCCGGGGCCCGGGTCGAGGGCATCGACCACGACCTCGTCGCGCAGGTGGCGAGGTGGGAGCAGAAGGACGCGGCCGAGGCCTCGTCGGGTGACAACGTGTTCGGCATGATGCGGCGGATCGGGCGGGCCAAGGCCGGCCTCGCCGCCGACTACGCCGCGCAGCTCGCCCGCAGCGCCGGCAAGGTGGTGTTCTTCGCCAAGCACGTCGACGTGATGGACGCCGCCGAGGAGACGTTCACCGCGCAGGGCGTCCGGTTCTCCTCGATCCGCGGCGACCAGACCTCCGCGGTGCGCCAGCGCAACATCGACGCCTTCGTGAACGACCCCGACGTCGCCGTCGCGGTGTGCTCGCTGACCGCGGCGGGCGTCGGCATCAACCTCCAGGTCGCGTCCAACATCGTGCTCGCGGAGCTGTCCTGGACCGCGGCGGAGCAGACCCAGGCCATCGACCGCAGCCACCGCATCGGTCAGGACCAGCCGGTCACCGCGTGGCGCATCATCGCCGCACAGACGATCGACGCGCGGATCGCGGAGCTGATCGACAGCAAGGCCGGGCTCGCCGCCCAGGCCCTCGACGGCTCCGACGAGGAGGTCGGGTCCTCGGCCGACGTGCAGCACGCGGCCCTCGTCGCACTGCTGACCGACGCGCTGGCCGGGGCCACCGTCTGA
- a CDS encoding glycosyltransferase, whose translation MTYPERRLVIVVRADPVICGHSGEARNLAEVALTRGFDDVRLLTWPIATLEAAGLPLKPLDRLQPYSPGITVERPEPVGDYRVPDGRGLAGLTGRLVELLAEPVPTTVLSMYLAPHANVVMDAVAAVHAAGLLTDVHTIAKAVGSDVTNVIRSCLREERFGAAVALLTTFLAHDEVVAVSEYTRDQIVLSAEAVDEHCGTLFAQQCRARVAVSYPPIDTSAYLDLDPAAVDAALRRRGLERDGYVLFLSRISRAKGIHDLVRAYAASRAREQVKLVVAGTGPALAEVRELAAGDDRVVLLTDVDDDEKPLLMRGCATYALPTKEEPDFVETFGIALTEKLLAGGGPVITAITGGTGEAVGDAAVIVEAGDVAAITAALDRVVLEMSEHERRSLERRGREHALSFDRARVFDDLFRPELAVRRAAQEE comes from the coding sequence GTGACCTACCCCGAGCGCAGGCTCGTGATCGTCGTCCGGGCCGACCCGGTGATCTGCGGTCACTCCGGGGAGGCCCGCAACCTCGCCGAGGTGGCGCTCACGCGGGGCTTCGACGACGTCCGGCTGCTCACGTGGCCGATCGCGACGCTGGAGGCCGCCGGTCTCCCGCTCAAACCGCTGGACCGGCTGCAGCCCTACAGCCCGGGCATCACCGTCGAGCGGCCCGAGCCGGTCGGCGACTACCGCGTGCCCGACGGACGGGGCCTCGCGGGCCTCACCGGCCGGCTGGTCGAACTGCTCGCCGAGCCGGTGCCGACGACGGTCCTCTCGATGTACCTCGCGCCGCACGCGAACGTCGTCATGGACGCCGTGGCGGCGGTGCACGCGGCCGGTCTGCTCACCGACGTCCACACCATCGCGAAGGCCGTCGGGTCCGACGTCACCAACGTCATCCGCTCGTGCCTGCGCGAGGAGCGGTTCGGTGCCGCGGTCGCGCTGCTGACGACGTTCCTGGCGCACGACGAGGTCGTCGCGGTCTCGGAGTACACCCGCGACCAGATCGTCCTGTCCGCCGAGGCGGTCGACGAGCACTGCGGCACGCTGTTCGCGCAGCAGTGTCGGGCGCGGGTGGCCGTCAGCTACCCGCCGATCGACACCTCGGCCTACCTCGACCTCGACCCGGCCGCGGTCGACGCGGCACTGCGCCGGCGTGGTCTGGAGCGCGACGGGTACGTGCTGTTCCTGTCCCGGATCTCGCGGGCGAAGGGCATCCACGACCTGGTCCGGGCCTACGCGGCGTCGCGGGCGCGTGAGCAGGTGAAGCTGGTCGTCGCGGGTACCGGCCCGGCGCTGGCCGAGGTCCGGGAGCTGGCGGCTGGCGACGACCGGGTCGTCCTCCTGACCGACGTCGACGACGACGAGAAGCCGCTGCTCATGCGGGGCTGCGCGACCTACGCCCTGCCGACGAAGGAGGAGCCCGACTTCGTCGAGACGTTCGGGATCGCGCTGACCGAGAAGCTGCTCGCCGGCGGCGGCCCGGTGATCACCGCGATCACCGGCGGCACCGGTGAGGCCGTCGGCGACGCGGCGGTCATCGTGGAGGCCGGGGACGTCGCGGCCATCACGGCGGCCCTGGACCGCGTGGTGCTGGAGATGTCGGAGCACGAGCGGCGCTCGCTGGAGCGGCGGGGCCGCGAGCACGCGCTGTCCTTCGACCGGGCCCGCGTCTTCGACGACCTGTTCCGGCCCGAGCTCGCGGTGCGCCGCGCGGCCCAGGAGGAGTAG
- a CDS encoding phosphatase PAP2 family protein, with amino-acid sequence MVPPPEDPVVSRALEEGPEQRYVGDRDLTAWPTAVGSVLVRLAAELRQRLTPQAVLLVVLAVGLVLAAGLTALAGAVYDAVTEDDGVAALDRPLLDAVLGLRTPALDTAVTAFSALGGPVGMPVLAGVVAIGLAVAWRQWTPVLLVAATAAGSLALTVVGKVTVGRVRPPQVDAVPPYEVSASFPSGHSLNAIALAGIVAYLLVRRQRTRRARTATVVAAAVFALLMGASRVYLGHHWLTDVLVAWALGLAWLTVVVTAHRLLLTLRTVRHPPDPAEQPRSD; translated from the coding sequence GTGGTCCCACCGCCCGAGGACCCGGTCGTCTCCCGTGCCCTGGAGGAGGGGCCCGAGCAGCGCTACGTCGGCGACCGCGACCTCACCGCCTGGCCCACCGCGGTGGGCTCCGTCCTGGTCCGCCTGGCCGCCGAGCTGCGGCAGCGGCTCACCCCGCAGGCGGTGCTCCTGGTGGTGCTCGCCGTCGGGCTCGTCCTGGCCGCCGGGCTCACCGCGCTCGCCGGCGCCGTCTACGACGCCGTCACCGAGGACGACGGCGTCGCCGCACTCGACCGCCCGCTCCTCGACGCGGTCCTCGGCCTCCGTACCCCCGCGCTCGACACCGCCGTCACGGCCTTCTCCGCGCTCGGCGGACCGGTGGGCATGCCGGTGCTGGCGGGGGTGGTCGCGATCGGGCTCGCCGTGGCCTGGCGGCAGTGGACGCCGGTGCTGCTGGTCGCCGCCACCGCCGCGGGCTCGCTCGCCCTCACCGTCGTGGGCAAGGTCACGGTCGGCCGAGTCCGGCCGCCGCAGGTCGACGCGGTGCCCCCGTACGAGGTCAGCGCCTCGTTCCCGAGCGGGCACTCGCTCAACGCGATCGCCCTCGCCGGCATCGTCGCCTACCTGCTCGTGCGCCGGCAGCGCACCAGACGGGCCCGCACCGCGACCGTCGTCGCCGCCGCGGTGTTCGCGCTGCTCATGGGGGCGAGCCGGGTGTACCTCGGCCACCACTGGCTCACCGACGTGCTCGTCGCGTGGGCACTCGGGCTCGCCTGGCTCACCGTCGTCGTCACCGCGCACCGGCTGCTGCTCACGCTGCGGACCGTGCGACACCCACCCGACCCCGCCGAACAGCCCCGATCCGACTGA
- a CDS encoding peroxiredoxin: MALQIGDTAPDFTAETTEGTIGFHEWIGDSWAVLFSHPRDFTPVCTTELGYLANNKAEFDRRGVKLIGLSVDPLDNHEKWAADIAETQGTAPNYPLIGDSDFVVSKLYGMLPNDVSGDPTQRTPAQNATVRTVFVVGPDKKIKLVLVYPMTTGRNFDEVLRVIDSLQLTAKHRVATPANWKQGEDVIIAGSVSDDEARTIWPDGWESPRPYIRIVPQPS; the protein is encoded by the coding sequence ATGGCTCTTCAGATCGGCGACACCGCCCCCGACTTCACCGCCGAGACCACCGAAGGAACCATCGGGTTCCACGAGTGGATCGGCGACTCCTGGGCCGTCCTGTTCTCCCACCCGCGGGACTTCACCCCCGTCTGCACCACCGAACTGGGCTACCTCGCCAACAACAAGGCGGAGTTCGACCGCCGCGGCGTCAAGCTCATCGGCCTCTCGGTCGACCCGCTCGACAACCACGAGAAGTGGGCCGCCGACATCGCCGAGACCCAGGGCACCGCCCCGAACTACCCGCTGATCGGCGACTCCGACTTCGTCGTGTCCAAGCTCTACGGGATGCTCCCGAACGACGTCAGCGGCGACCCCACCCAGCGCACCCCCGCCCAGAACGCCACCGTGCGCACCGTGTTCGTCGTCGGCCCGGACAAGAAGATCAAGCTCGTCCTCGTCTACCCGATGACGACCGGCCGCAACTTCGACGAGGTGCTGCGCGTGATCGACTCGCTGCAGCTCACCGCGAAGCACCGGGTCGCCACACCGGCGAACTGGAAGCAGGGCGAGGACGTCATCATCGCGGGCTCGGTCTCCGACGACGAGGCACGGACGATCTGGCCCGACGGCTGGGAGTCCCCGCGCCCCTACATCCGGATCGTGCCCCAGCCCAGTTGA